Proteins found in one Oncorhynchus gorbuscha isolate QuinsamMale2020 ecotype Even-year linkage group LG15, OgorEven_v1.0, whole genome shotgun sequence genomic segment:
- the LOC123997672 gene encoding neurexophilin-1-like translates to MKSEGLPRGMKSTCWCVVLLSLISMVTSAHSSASGSSDVLKSESPKSRAKDLWTTNTSKDFSISRLLSQTFYDKNLSGLDLNYDKLEPYSKQELWDWLHNTSSLRDPRSRSKRRPIVKTGKFKKMFGWGDFHSNIKTVKLNLLITGKIVDHGNGTFSVYFRHNATGQGNVSVGLVPPTKAVEFQLRQSTVLEPKDTKLFNCRVEYEKVEKGARKSLCSHDPSQSCPQEQTQSHVSWLCSKPFKVICIYISFYSTDYKLVQKVCPDYNYHSDTPYLPTG, encoded by the exons ATGAAAAGTGAAGGTCTACCAAGAGGAATGAAGTCCACATGTTGGTGCGTTGTTCTCCTGTCACTCATTTCTATG GTTACAAGTGCCCATTCATCTGCTTCTGGAAGTTCAGACGTTCtgaagtcagagagcccaaagtCGAGAGCTAAGGACCTCTGGACAACAAACACCAGCAAGGACTTCTCCATCAGTCGCCTGCTCTCCCAGACCTTTTATGACAAGAACCTGTCTGGCCTGGATCTGAACTATGACAAGTTGGAACCGTACTCTAAACAGGAGCTCTGGGACTGGCTCCACAACACCTCTAGCCTTCGTGACCCCCGCTCCCGATCCAAGAGGAGACCCATCGTCAAGACCGGAAAGTTCAAGAAGATGTTCGGCTGGGGCGACTTCCACTCCAACATCAAGACCGTGAAGCTCAACCTGCTGATCACCGGGAAGATCGTAGACCACGGCAACGGCACGTTCAGCGTCTACTTCCGCCACAACGCGACGGGCCAGGGCAACGTGTCGGTGGGTCTGGTGCCGCCCACCAAGGCCGTGGAGTTCCAGCTGCGGCAGTCGACGGTCCTCGAGCCCAAAGACACCAAGCTGTTCAACTGCAGGGTGGAGTACGAGAAGGTGGAGAAGGGCGCCAGGAAGTCGTTGTGTTCCCACGACCCTTCGCAGAGCTGCCCCCAGGAGCAGACCCAGAGCCATGTGTCCTGGCTGTGCTCCAAGCCCTTCAAAGTCATCTGCATCTACATCTCCTTCTACAGCACCGACTACAAGCTGGTGCAGAAAGTGTGTCCGGATTACAATTACCACAGCGATACTCCCTACCTCCCCACCGGGTGA